The genomic segment GACTGTGCTGGGATCCTGAATTACTGTTGttaatgattgttgttgttgctgttgtttgcttTAGAAAAGCAGaattgacctgctgctgctgctgctgctaagtcgcttcagttgtgtccgactctgtgcgatcccatagacggtggcccaccaggctcccccgtccctgggattctccaggcaagagtactggagtggggtgccattgccctaaGCTCATATCAGGAAAGTTTTGGATTGTTGGAAACTGTGAGTAGAGTAGTAttagtctcagttgtgtccagctttttgcaaccccacggactgtagcccaccaggctcctctgtccatgggattctctaggcaaaaatactgtggtgggttgccatttcctcctccaggggaccttcccaactgtaCATAAAGGAGACTTCATTAATGTGCGTTAGAGGATACCCCAGGTTAACCTGTTATAGAAAACTGTCTTTTGAGTCTTTAAATTCTATACCAATTCTATACCTCTGGTTGGCAGATTGTTTCTTTATCTAGGTTTTAAGGTGAATGACCTGGGGCTATTTGTTTCCATCAACCTGACTGCAAATCTAAAGGCACCGTtgaaatgtctatttttcttgCCATCCTCAGAAGAGATTGCTGCAAATCTACTCTATGATTCTCATTCTTTTCAGCTTACAGtacaaatagatttttattttttgcaaccTATGTCTTCTAATAAAGCAGTGctgaaaaattaaacagaagaaaGTTCAGTTGCCATATAGGCTACAAAACTGATTTGCTGGTAGTGATTTTTAAGCTTGATTCTAAATAGATTTATGAAGAATGACAACTTGGAAGATGTGGTTCAAATTTTGCTATATAAGGTACCTTGAAATTATAGGCTCACTTTCCCTAAAATTTCAAAAAGGATAGAGCTTAGGCTTTTAAATGTATAGCAGTGATAAAAGCCTTCACAGTCATTTCTAAAAAGCAACACTTCATAGTTTTCTCTCTCCAATCGTTCTCTAATATACTTGTAGAAGGAAGGCAATGGAAAACCAAGAATAAAGATAGCTGAGCTCTCCACAACTAGGCTTCCTTCCTACTTTCCCTGTTCAAAGAAAATAGGAGACACCATCTTGCAACAGAGGCTTCATATATAACTGGTCTTTGCCAGTGACAGCATTTGATGCCCCGTATCTCTTGGTTCTTCTTGTTACCAATGGCTGGCCTGGCAATGGTGATGAAATGGGAGCAATTAATCTGTAGATGAGGGAGGGCTTCCTTTAACAGGTGAAGGGTACCATCTGGCATGATTCCAAAGACTTGGAATGTTTCTAATGTGGGAATTTCTCCAAGTTCAAGTAAAGTTTCAGGTATTATGTCATAGCACCAACTGAATGATAGATGTTGGAGGTACTTGAGTTGGTAAAATTCTGGAAAGCAGTCATTGTTCAGCATGACACTGTCACTTAAGTCTAGGTGGACAAGATTGGGACATCTTCCAACTAAGGTAGAGACATCTGATCTCTGCAGATTCCTGCAGTACCTGCTGAGATTCAGCTGGCTGATGGTCTCCGACACGTGTGCAACAGCCACCTGTACGTGTTTTTCAGTGAAGTCATAGCACCAAGAGAGGTTCAGCTCATCCAATCTGGAACAGCTGCTCAGCAAAGTCTTCAGGGAAGATTCAGAGAATCCAGAATACCCAGAAAGGTTTAGTCGCAGTAAATTTGTGTTCTGAGCAAGATTATTGACAATAGGATCCGAAAGCTGGAGGCCTTCCAAGGCTGAGATTCTGCAACTTGGAGCAGTGAGACAGAAGGCCGTGCAGGGTAGACACATTGATCACAGAGTTCGACAGATCCGGGTGCTGTAGACAAAAATGGCTGAAATGTTCAACTAATGGTTGGTCCATAAATGATTGTGGAAGGCATAAACGACAGTGGAAGGCAACCACCCCTTGGGACAAAAGCCAACCAACCACATCTGGGTAGAGGTTTCTGCCCACAAGGTCTACGGTTTGCCAGAGAAATTCATCAAACACTAGCTTATACCATCTCTTACAAACACTGGAGACTTTCATGAGTTCAAGGAGGCACAGACAGGAAAAGATTCCTAATAGCAGCTCATCTGGAAGGAAGtcccaagaaacacctggaaagtTCTCTCAGTTTAGCTTAGGTCTGCAGACAATCACAAAGTCCTTGTCATTCACTTTGCTTTTCAGCCGTTTTCATGGGGGACTTTGTGGGTGGCTCAGGTTTGAACGCAGTTCCTGGGAGATGTTCTCACTGtccacctcctccttctccagggctgagACCCCCATACCTGAAAGCATTTCAGAAGTCTTGCTAGAACCCCATCCCCATGTGAAATTGGTAGTAAGGTTGCTACTCTGGTCAGGTATCTCCTGGAGGTGTTTCCTGTGAATGGCATCTACAGGTTTAGGAGTTTTAAATGCGTGCATTAATTGCAGAGGTGCCCGCCTCCCGGATTCCCGCTTTGGTACGCAGTGAAATTGTGAAGttgaaaactgctgctgctgttaagtcgcttcagttgtgtccgactctgtgcgaccccatagacggcagcccaccaggctctgctgtccctgggattctccaggcaagaacactggagtggattgccatttccttctccgatgcatgaaagtgaaaactgaaagtgaagtcgctcagtcgtgtctgactcttagcgaccccatggactgcagcccactgggctcctccatccatggaattttccaggcaagagtactggagtggggtcccattgccttgtCTAAGTTGAAAGCTAAAGTGATCTTAAGTGCTTCTCTTCTACTTTATCGTTATAACACAGCGATGAAGACTTTACCTTAACTATACTCCCAGATGGATTTAGCCACATTTAAGAGCCACAATGGCTCCCTTTTGTTCAAAATAGATCCACATATTTTCATGTCTGGGTTTACTAACAGCCCTTGTTATATACAGCATCTCCTATCtcacctttcattttcattaataggTATACTCCCCACTCTTTCACACAATATTCATACAGAATATGTACAGAAACTTGACTATTATTTGCTGAAAATCACTAAAATAGATGTTATTAATGTCTCTCAGGAAATTTTACTTGCAAAATTTAGAAATCGCTCATGCCACTTCCAGCCCTTCATGCAttaatgtggggaaaaaaaaaaaacatttatttttgcactGGGCTGAAGAACCACGTGTTTATATGCTTTCATAAAGTAGCATCACCTCACTTACAGGCAGAAATGCACCGAGGTAAGATGCCTGAGTTCAGGAGCCAGACGGTTCCACATCAGATGATGAGagcactgaggcagagagagtggTGACcctgtgagcatgtgtgtgtctcaATGGAAGAAACGTCTGATTAAATATATTCCTTGCGCCTGAAATATCTGCTCGGAGACGTGATGGCCACAGAAGACACCCATCTAGTGCCTTAAGCAGCCTCAGGTGTGTGTCTATCTCACGGACCCTTCTCACTCTGCACCCTAACATGCTATtaacataaaatgaataaactcCAACAGGGCGTCCTGTGGGGACCCTTCTTGTCTGCATACCCTTGAGGCCATCTCTGGGAATATGAGGAAGGCATTTAACTCCAGTGTGTGTCTACTGAGTttaattgtttttacttttattcagATTGACAACTCAGTGTTTTTAAATGATGGGGCTCATTGACAAAACCTCATTCCACAGGCAGATCAGCACAAAGCCTTGGTTTTGTACTTCTGAGACACTAAGGCTTAGAAATTAAGTTGTCAATCAACTCTGTCTCTTCCCTTCAAATAAAGGAGGAAAGTCTCTGATATGGGATCTGTGTATAATGAAGTTATTCTGGCCCCTTTCCTAGGAAAAACAGGTACACAGAACTCATCAAATTAAATATCATCCTACAACAGCCCGGACGATGTCTGTGGAAGGTAGAGGGTCAGAAGAAATCCATGAGTTGCCTTTTGAGCTTGACTTCCGTGTGTGTGCAGATTTATGCATCCATACAGACCCCAGGAAAGGTGGTTTTGCTACATGTGTGAAGTAGCAGAAGCCTCAATCCTTGCAACGTTATAAATGAAGATTTTCAGTTCTTCATCTCAGTGTAAGGGCAGAGTCAGAAGGCAGGCTTAACTTGGTTCTGCAGGCTCTTGGGTAACATAGAGGCTTGGACCAGAGCATGGACCAGAGGTGGCCATGTAGATCACCTCAAGGCAAAAACGTCAAGCAAGGGCAACATGATACACACACAGGACGTACACCACTGTGGACAGTAACTTACAGAGCATGTACAGCCTCGTACCTGCTCAGTGGTAACACTGCTTCCTTTACTCCATGTTCAAAGACAAAGACAGGAGCTTTTGGCCCCAATTTCCAAACATCGGGTCTGCTGCCATGGCTACATTTGTCACAGCACTTTGGTTCTCATTTCCTGAGAATATGATTTTTGATGAATTCTttacatggaaaaataattttttcctttttcttgtgacatgactttattttattttgtctatGAAATTTGATTAAACTAATtagagactcagtttccttactAAGTGGCAATAACATCTTCCTCATTATTAACAAGTAAGAGATTGTTTTTAAACTATAATGCACCCCACAAATGTTAGCAATCTTTTGAGTGGAACTCCAAAATCATATCAATCATTTCCTGTCTTGGAGTGGAATCTGAAGCTTTGTCTCAAAGTGGAAAGGGACTGTCTCCTTTAAGATCGGATTTAAGCAGCATTGCAAGCTGACCTGGGTTTGGCCAGCGATCCAGAGCCCGGCGTCTCTGCACGTTTGCCCATGGCCGCCTCCTCACTGCACACAGGTGTGTGTGACTGACCATCCACATGAACTTGCCTGCGACATCACCAGGGGCTCCAGCCCTGCTACAGCTTCCCTGGCCTTTAGAGAAGGACCTTTCCACATGGTAAAAGTGTGATAACTTTAAACAAATTTGCTATAAATGAAGAAGGAAGCATCACTGCCCCAATGAAGCCAATCTGAGATCCTTCATTTGCTTCTGACCCTGAACCAGAAAGGAACTGAAAAATGGACCGGTTGGACTCCCTGAAACAAATGATGCTTGAGTGGTTTCATGCATACTAACTGCCTTTGATGTAAATGGGGCCATCCGTCAGCAGCCACTGGCACAGCAGTGACCTCCCCCACTGCTGCCAGCCCCGCACGAGGGGACCGAAGCCCATCCAGGTGCCAGGAGGCAGGCAGACTCCCTCCACCCAGGGACACTCTCTTCAGAGAGGATTCCGATGGGGACTTGAGGAGGCTGGTAGGCAGGAGTCTGGCAGGGAACTCTCTGAACATATTATTAGGGAATTTGAAGTCTTAGCTATTGTGGGCCCACTCCCTGCtcctacaaagaaaaaaaactaaatatagaactgccacatgatccagtaatcccactcctacacatttatctggagaaaatcataatttgaaaagaagcaTGCATCCCTatattcatagcagtattatttacaatagccaggacatggaagcaacctcagcatccatcaacagaggaatggataaagaagatgtaccccccacacacacacacacacagaggaatactactcagccataaaaaagaacaaagtaatacCATCTGCAGCACCATGTATGGACTTACagattatcacactaaatgaagtaagtcagacagaggaagacaaacaccatatgatattacTTCTATGTGGAAGCCAATTAAGACATGagagaaatgaatttatttacaaaacagaaacagactcacagatctcaaaatcaaatttatggttaccaaaggggaaatgtggagggaagtgataaattaggagatgGGGATTAACAcgtacacattactatataaaaGATAGATAgtcaacaaggatttactgtagagcacagggaactctactcaatactctgtaataacctaaataggaaaagaatctgaagaagtatggatacatgcatgtgtataattgattcactttgctgtatacctgaaattaacacagcataatacaaaaacattaaaaaaaaaagagtaaattagGTCCCATCTTTGTCAAACCCAAGGACAGGTGATACCTCCCAACACCATCCTCAGAGGTAAAACTAGGGGAAggcatccctggcctctgtccCATGCACTTGGTTGGTGCCCAACTTAACATCTATGTCAGGACTCAGCCCTCCCATCCCTGTATCCGGCATGTGGTTCTCAACAGGGCAGGGCCCCCACGTGTGGACTCCATCCTGGACTCAAAGCTCCTGtgcagaaggaagggaaaggccCCCTCCCACAGATTAAC from the Budorcas taxicolor isolate Tak-1 chromosome 14, Takin1.1, whole genome shotgun sequence genome contains:
- the LOC128059172 gene encoding S-phase kinase-associated protein 2-like; the encoded protein is MDQPLVEHFSNLAQNTNLLRLNLSGYSGFSESSLKTLLSSCSRLDELNLSWCYDFTEKHVQVAVAHVSETISQLNLSRYCRNLQRSDVSTLVGRCPNLVHLDLSDSVMLNNDCFPEFYQLKYLQHLSFSWCYDIIPETLLELGEIPTLETFQVFGIMPDGTLHLLKEALPHLQINCSHFITIARPAIGNKKNQEIRGIKCCHWQRPVIYEASVARWCLLFSLNRESRKEA